AAAGTTGAAAGTCGGACCCACAACTCAAACGAAGGTTGAGACTCAAACTCCAATCGGGTCACAGACCCACAAATAAAGTCAACATATAATGTGGGGGACATTGTTAAGGGTTTAAGGGTTACGTACCTCGAAGAAAGAAGAGGATTTTGGGAGGGTTTTGGGAGGGTTGAAGGATGGACCGTACAGGGGTCGTTTGAGAAAACGGCGCTGCCATGAAGGTTCAGACCTTAGCAAAGCGTTACCGTTACAGTCACAGTCAGTGTGTTTGTGAGGAACGGAGTCGAAAATGTTAATAGAACTTTGGTCAGCCTCCGTCAAGAAGTTGGAAAGACGAAGAGGTGCTGGCAGTCTGTACACTTGGTTTTGTGGATAGAATTTTCATGGCGCTTCCTTTTGGGCTTGTTTGGCTTCCTATACTAGAAGACCCCGACCAGAGCTAGACAATGTCCTGCACCGGCgtaacaaataagatatctgtCCTTTTTTTTCAAGCCTAAAAATATACTTTCATTTGGAtgtattttttctcaaaaaaaaaaaaaaaaaagactttagGCTAAGGGAATCAAGATATACACGACAATCTGGATTGATTTCTTCCCAACTTACCTTTTCAGTTGTATTTATGTTAATATAtccttataaataaaaatatatttttgttttaaatagacaaaaatatctttgacctttttttttaactgtatAAGTTGTATTTAGATAAAAAGTTTAACCAAGTGCTTATTCGAAGGCAATCAAAGTACCAGGAACCCCAAGAAGGTGAGCAAAAATTCTCCACCTACGGAGCGCCTCGATTAGAGTGCTCGTCCCCCCAAGGGCTTGCAAAGTGTTTGCCTCAATCTTAAGATGAGTTAAAAAGTAGaagtggcaatatgttacacaaCGTGTTAATTCAACACGaatacgacacgataatagcaggTTAGAGTTTAGTTTAAACGGATTTGAGTCAAAATAGATTAACCCATTAAGACATGATTACTTAATAGGTTGATAACGAGTCAATCCATTTTGATCCATTATAACACGTTAAGAAaggttaaaattaaaattatatccttatacctaaaagtaaaattgttagaattttaatttcgatgtttttattatttagattgtaattttagacttgtagttagttttatttttatagatattgtgattttaacatttatataaaattctgctaaacttaatcaaatcaaacaAGTTAATTTCGGgcatattcaacccatttatataaacagTTTTAAAACAGTTCATATTGTGttgtattaacctatttcataatatttactaatgggtcaaaatagATTGACACAACACGACCTGCTAACGGGTCGTGTTAGAGTTTAAGATTTTGACATGATAAGTTTAACAGGTCGGGTTAAggttgacctatatagtataatatacatattttgataCAACACAaatacgacccgttaacacgatttgacacccctaagcTAAGGTGCTCAGTCTACAAAGGGAGAGTAAAAGTGCAACGATGAGAATAAGTTCGCAACCTATAGTGTACGAGCAAAAATTCTCCCACTTAGGAGGAAGAGCAAAGTTCTCCTAAAAGTGCTCATCCCACAAAGTGCAACCAAAAGCACTCAAACCTAGGAGGAATATCAAAAGTGATTGGGTCGAAAGAGTAGGGCTGTAGAAAAAAGCTGTTAATCCAAATCGACCCGAAAAAGCCCAACCCATTTAGATGAAAAGTAGAATCGATCATAACTGAAACCCATTTGATGTTTAATCGAGTAATACCCGATACTTGTTTTTGGCCAAATTTGATGATGGTTCTGGGTTGACTCTTCTGccattaaaattgaaagttatAGAAATGCTTACAAAATTCGACCGAGCTTTGCATTGATGGTGATCGATTCCTCCGAAAGAACACAGAGATGTTCCAAGGAGTATGGATGCTCTAGATCTCTAATATCCCTCATGAAATTTACCAATCAGAGTCAAAGAttccaaatttttctttccattaaaaaaaaaaaaaaaatcaaagaagtgATCCCAATACTAGAGAGAAAACCCAAGAGAAAACAACTTCTTCTTCGACAATTTTCCAGCTACTAAATGGAAACCCAAGAGAAGACCCAGAACTTGGGAGAAGCTTCTTCAACAACTTTAACCCCAAAGATGAAAACAACACTATCTTCAACCCTCCCAAACCTCCTTAAGTGAAACCCAACTGATTTCAAAACCAGATTTCAACATCCATACATCTCATCCTCTCCCCAAATACTCTCGATTCCTATGCTAGATTTCATAACTAGATTTCAACATCCATGCTGATTCACTATAAGTTTCTGGTCATGCCTTTTGGCTTGACTAATGCCCAAATGGTATTCATAGATTTGATGAACAGAGTAATCCATGACTTCTTGGATAAATTTGTGGTTGTTTTTATTGATGACATCATGATATACTCTAAGAGCAAGGCtgaacatgaagaacatttGAAATTGGTACTTGGAACACTCagaaataaaaagttatttgcTAAGTTGAAGAAGTGTGAATTCTAGCTAGAGTCAATAGCATTTCTGGGACATTTAGTTTCAAAAGATGGCATTTTAGTGGACCTGGGGAAGGTGGAAGCGGTAATTAATTGGTCGGTGTTGAAGAATGTCCATGAGGTTAGAAGCTTCTTAGGATTGGCGGGATACTACCGTTGATTCATTGATGGATTCTCTAGGATAGTAGTCCCTCTCATTGCCCTCACCAGGAAGAATAACAAGTTTGAGTGGACACCAAAATGAGAGGAAAGCTTCCAAGCATTGAAATAAAGGTTAGTGACGGCTTCAGTTTTAACAGTTCTCATTGCTAGTGGAGGATTTGTGGTTTACAATGATGCATCGAGGTTTGGTTTGGGGTGTGTATTAATGCAATATGGGAAAGTCATAGCATATGCTTCATGACAACTGAAGTCATACGAACAAAATTACCCCACacatgatctagagttggcaGCAGTCATTTTTACACTGAAGATTTGGAGATATTATTTGTATGGGGAAAAGTGCAAAATTTATACGGACCATAAgagtttaaagtattttttcaCCCAAAAGGAACTAAACTTGAGGCAAAGGAGATGGTTGGAATTGATCAAGGATTATTATTGCACCATTAATTATCACCCAAGCAAAGCTAATGTTGTAACCGATGCACTAAGTAGGAAGTCAAGAGGACCAATAGTTGCAACTATTACAACTCAACACCAGCTATTAATGGAATTAGAAAGAATAGGAATTTAGGTTATCACCAGTGATCAGTAAACTTTTGTAGCCAGTTTGATGGTTCAACTAGCTTTGGTAGACAGAATTAGAGCCACCTAGAAAGAAGATTTGGGGTTAGTGAAGTTGGTAGAAGGAATCGACAAAGGTAATAAAGCTGATGAGTTGAGCATTTTAGATGATAGAGTGTTAAGGTTCAAAGGTAGATTGTGTGTGCCAGCTAATGATGAACTAAAAATGGTAATTCTCGAGGAAGCACACCGTTCATTTTACACAGTCCATCCAAGGACACCAAAATATATAGGGATTTGAGAGAGCTTTTTTGGTGGAACTGTACGAAAAGAGAAGTCTCCAAGTTTGTAGAACAATGCCTAACATGCCAGTAAGTGAAAGCTGAACATCAAAGACCAACGGGATTATTGCAACCACTTCATCTTCCTAAATGGAAGTGGGAGCATGTCCTCATGGACTTTGTGAGAAGCCTACCAAGGACATTGAGTGGACAGGATGCAATATGGGTGATCATGGATCGCTTGACAAAGACTGCTTGCTTCGTGTCCATTAAAGTTtcttataaaattcaaaaactaGACGACCTGTATGTATAGGAAATAGTGAGATTGCATGGGGTACCGGTATCCATCATGTCGAATAGAGATCTACATTTCACTTCAAAGTTTTGGTGAAGCCTATAGGAGGTCATGGGTACTTGGTTGAATTTCAGTACTACATTTCACCCCTAGATAGATGGACAGTCAGAAAGGACCATTCAAATTCTGGAAGACATGTTAAGGGCATGTGTTATGGATTTCAAGGGGACCTGGATACGACATTTACCATCAGTCAAGTTCACTTACAATAATAGTTATCAGGCAAGTATTAAAATGGCACCCTATGAAGCATTGTATGATAGAAGGTGTAAGTCCCCTATATATTGGGCAAGGTGGGTGAAAGACAAATCTTTGGGCTAGAAATCATTCAGAAAACCATAGAGAAAGTGGAGCTCAATAGGGCAAGAATGAAAGCAGCTCAGAGTCAGCAAAAGAGTTATGCAGATAATCGACATTGCCAATTAGAGTTTGAGATTGGAGAAAATGTGTTCCTGAGGATTTTACCGATGAAAGGAATTATGAGATTTGGAAAGAAGGGCAAGTTGAGCCCTAGGTATATCGGATCATTCGAGATTCTTGATCAAATTGGACCAATGGCTTATAGACTGGCATTACCACTGATACTTTCGGGGGTGCATAATGTATTTCACCTTTCTATGTTGAGGAAGTACATCATTGACCCCATTCACATTATTGATTATGAACCACTTCAGATCAAGGAGAATATAACCTATACCAAGGAACTAGTGCGATTTTAGTAAGGGTTCTACCGGCatcatacggtgcggggtagcccaaTCCCTGTACCCCACCTCGCATAGAGTGGGAGTGGGGTTTTTATCCCAGCCCCCACATCCTAGGGTCAGGGTACCCTGCCCCGCTAGGCGGAGGTGGGTTGAAATCGCACCCCGCCCTACCCTCACTCAACCCAATGACCCATGGGGTCTATAAATTACTTTTGGgtctaaatgttttttttagacTCAgattataacataatttaaattataaattaaaatttatacattcaaaaagaatataaactCAGTAGAATTTATTTTAGAAGTAAGCACCACATTATTTAAGTATGACTATTGGATTACCTTGGTCTCCTATATAAAGGTTGGCCTAGGAGGCCAAAGCAATccattaacttgaattcaatttcaagtttttaacaaattgtatatatctatatacaatatatttatttaaattatttatataaatattaaaaagatttttttttatattaaatagggAAATGGTGCAAAGCGGGGGGCAGGACGGTGCCCCGTTGGGATCAACCTACCCCCTGCCCCAACTATGGGTCTTCCATGCAGACGGAGGCGAGGTAGCTAGGGGCAAGCCCTCGTTGCCTACCCCTAGCTAAGGTTCCAAAGATCTTTTACTGCAAAAAAGACTTTAAGATGAGAAATGAGGCTGAGATTAGCATGAGTGGAGGTGCCAATGATtaaaatgtcatcaacatagactagAACATGAAACTTAACACATTAATGTAAAGGAAATAGTGAAAGTAAGACTTGTAAATTGTGAAGCCTAACTTAACCAATCTTGAACTTAGCAAAAAATACCATGCTTGGGGAGCCTAGTTCAGACCATATAGATCCTTTTTCAACTTATATACATACGGATAGGATGGGTGAGTGAAGCCTTGCAATGTAAATAAGACCAGATATGGGTTCTTGACATTTGTATCCAACTTGTATGGGAGAGTAGTCTATAAAAACACATGGCTTGGAATGGAAGTCTAATTTAGAAGtactaaagaaacaaaaagaggtCAGTAGACACATAcataaacttttaaaaaagaataatcaggtgtttttttaaaaggatttcATAGGGACTTTTTTTGGCCAGTATTAGTCAGGGTAATTGATTAGTAAGAAAGCAGGATGATTGAAAAGCATCATCCCAGAATCTAAAAGGGAGAGAGGCGTGAGCAAGGAGAGAGACCAATTTCGACACGATGACAATGCTTTCTTTCAACCGTATCATTTTGATAATGAGTGTAACGACAATAAATTTGGTGAAGAATTCTATTGGAAACAAGAATATTATGTAAATTACGAAATTCACCTCAATCACTTTgaatggatttaatttttgcaCCCAAAAAATGTTCTACTTgcttttaaaataagataaaaacagTGGTTACATCAAACTTTAGTTTCATGGAAAATAATCAAGTATATTGAGGACAAGCATAGAGAAAGGAAATATAATAGCGATTGCTATTATTTGATTATACGTGGGAAGGACCCCAAACGTtcacaaataataattttaaaggaGACGGTGTCTCTCACCTTACTGGCAAGAGGAGCAAATGGGTTGAcccttatttttcaaaagaggAAGTTGAAAACAGCAAAGGACTTGATGAACAATACAAAGAGTGGGGTGACCCAAACGATCATGCCGATGGTCTAAAGAAGCCCATTCACCAACAAAAGTAGTAGAGGAGCCTGAGTTGCAGTTGTCGGCCACAGTTACAAGCCATCCTTACTCTAGCCTTTGAGTAGAACATTCCCTATGGGGTAGTCCTTAGCAAAAGCAAAACAAGCAATGATGAAATTCAAGTAAAACACCATTATCTTTGTAAATTTAGAAACTAAAAGAAGATTCTTTTGAATAAGTGGAACATGTAGGATTTGATCCTATTATGCATGACTCTCTTTATTGGTCCCACACTTGATTTGATCCCccatagtttttctttttgctctATAATAACTCTATATTATCTTttagtattatatattgttgggttggaaagaaaaaaaaaagtggaacatGTAGGAGGTTAAGCAAATGAAAGATACAAGATTAAAATGATAGAAAAGGGAGCCCAACATGGGAAATGGAAAGACCTTGGCCATTACAACATGAATGTGATCCTGTCCACTATATTCATCAACATGGAGAGTAAGATTTTGGAACTCTAGAGTCATGTGATGAGTGGCACCATGCTAGGGTGAACACCAAAAATACATCGAAATATTTTCTATCATTATTTGTGTAAATTAAACTAGCAATCtagtaaaaataaactcataaatagaataaagaaaatcaagcaatcaccaAGACACAAAAGATTCTTACATGGAAAACCCTCCAATGCGAAGGGAAAACCAAGGGACCTAGTCTAGTTAAAATTTCCACCACCAACAATTATAgatttatatattgttttctCTAGAGTAATCTCTAGAGGCTACTAATATACCAAGAATATCTATATTCTTGGTTCAATACATAATCATCACCATACAAGTGGATATCAACCAGAGCAATAAGAAAGATATCATCAAGTGAGTATTTTTAGTAAACGAACAAAAAGGAATTTCAACAATCAGCAATAGTTAAAACAAAGCACTCACCATTAGAAATAACATACTGAAATTTTATCCAAATTGGACTACAGATGATCCTTCAAAACTCTTATGGAAGTGTAAGAAAAGAAACATTCTCAATCTTTACATGTACCGTGCCGCACGcccctctctttcttttctactttctctttcctctcactcACTAAGGCACATGTCATATCACCATTGAAACAAAACCCTACCTTTTTATAAATTACCAAATTATCACTAAGTGGCTCACATGGGCTTCCCTCATATAAAGGGACCCACCTAACAAACCTCCCCCTCCTGACTATGGGAGGGGCTTCACCAAACCTGCTTTTCCTCTACATACTTCAAATCTTTGTATAGACAATGATTTTGTCAATGTCAACAACCATATTTGCATATGTAAACCCATCAAACATAGGCTTACTATTTCCCAAACACACCCTGTAAGTACTTCTGAGATACCTGAGAATCCATTTCATAGCTTCCTAATGTTCTTTACCAATATTAGAGAGGAATTGACTAAAAACTCCAATAGCATAAGCGATATCAGGTCTTGTGCATACTAGGCATACATTAAGCTACTCATAGTTGATGTATAAGGCACACTTTACATCTCTTCCTTCTCATTTTTAACTTATAGGACTCTACTTTGAACTTAGCTTCAAATGACCTACACATGAAGAACTCACTTGTTTTGCCTTGCCCATATTGGACAAGTTTAGTACATTCTTGATAAACCTTTTTGAGATAGCCACAACTTTACATTCTTTTTTAACGAGAGACTTTCATACCAAGAAACTATTTTTCGAGTCCCAAGTCTTTCATAGCAAAAGACTTACTCAATTCTCTTTTCAATTTGTCAAGTTTTTCAGATTCACGACCAACTATcaacatatcatccacatatagcAAGGGAATAATAAGGTAATCATTAGAGAACTTGTTAATAAATACATAATGATCAAAAGTAGTTTTATTATACTTGTGCTCAACCATAAAGGAATCAAGATttttgtaccactgtctaggttAGTCCATATAAACTCTATTTCATCCAACACAcaagatgatatttttttcctttgttgtaAATGCCTCTAGCTGctccatatatattttctttctcatcCAAGTCACCATTGAGGAAACCAATCTTCACATTAGGctgtttaatttcaaaattcatACTAGTAGCCAAACCCAAGACAACTGTTATAGAAGATAATTTTACCATaggcaattttttctttttttcaaaaatcaatgCCTTCCTTATGACTAAACCTCTTCACAACCAATTGTGCCTAGTACCTTGGTTGTGAGCTATTTGGCTCAATCTTCAATATGAAACCCCATTTATTTTCCTGTGCTTTTTTACCCTTTGGTAGTTCTACCAACTTATAGGTATGGTTCTTATGTAGAGATTTCATCTCTTCTTGCATGGCTCTTAAACACTTATTTTCTTGACCTGCTATATAGCCTCTTGAAAACATTCTATCTCTCCCACCATCTACATGCAAAGCACACTCAGCTCTTTAGTTGATCTTCTTAATTGATTTTCTACAGGTGGTTCTGAAAGAGGTTATTCTGCTTGTTGTTCTAGTCTCATATCATCAGTTTCTGGTTCaccactttaaaaaatattaactttttctttcaGTACATCTCCCCCATGTTCATTATGTATCACAATAGCAGGAAAAATTGAATCCATATCAACAAGTTCTTCATTAAAGCAGAACTCGAAGAACTCATAAGCAAATGATTTATCCGACCAAGTGTATCATGTTAGGGAGTACCATTACTCTTcatcaaaaagaagaagaaaaccatgagaatgtgcattgactaccaTGAGTTAAGCAAGGTAACAATCAATAATTGGTAACCACTAACCAGAAGTGATGATCTATTCAATCAACTTCAATGTGCAAGCATATTTTCAAAGATAGATTTAAAGTCAGGATACCATCAGCTCAAAATTGAGGAAGAAGACATCTCCAAAATTGAATTCATAACTTGATATGAACACTAAAAATTTCTTATCGTACCTTTTTGGACCTTCAGATAGTTCAAATGAAGATTTCCAACTCTCAAAAAAGGGAATCTTGAAATACCAAGAGAGGGTTTGCGTCCCTAGTGACAATGAAATCAAGAAGGTCATCCTGTATGAAGTCCACTGATCCATTTATTTAGCACATTCTGGAAAGTACAAAAGAGTACCGAGACTTAAAATTGAGCTTATGGTGGAATAAAATGGAAATAGAGATTGCACAATTTGTAGCAAGGTGCTTGACTTGCCAACAAATCAAAGTAGAACACTAGAAACCCGCAAAACTCTTGCAACTATTGAAAATCCCGTAATGGAAGTGGGACTAAATTATTATGGATTTCGTAACAGGATCCAGAACATCAACAGGACAATAAACAAGCTGGGTAGTGGACCAATTAACCAATTCAGCCCACTTTTTACCAAATTaattcaaaagttcaataaacAAGCTGGTAGAGCAATATATCTAAGAAATTATTCATCTTCATGGAGTTCCGATATCCATCATATCCTTGTTCTAGCTCAAAATTCTAGAGAAGCATGCAGGAGGCCATCGAGACCAGATTGAATTTTAGTACAACatttaatccaaaaatagaCAGCCAATCATAATGAAATTCCAAATATTGGAAGATATGATAAGAGCTTGCACCCTAGATCTAAAGTAAAATTGGACACTTATCTACCATTAGTGGAGTCTACCTATAATAATCACTTCCATTCCGACATAGGCATGGCTCCATAGAGTATGGGAAAAAGTGTTGCACACCTCTTTATTAAGATGAAGTAGGCGAGCGAAGTATTCTTGGACCAGAGATCATCCAACAAACCAATAAAGCTATGCGGACAATAGAAAACCAGATCTAGAATTTTACATCAAAGAAAGAGTATTTGTCAAGATAGCACCAATGAAAGGCATTACACAGTTTGGAATAAAGGAAAAGCTAATCCCAACATTCATAGCGCCATTCAAAATATTGGAAAAGGTAGGGAAATTAGCCTACCAAATATTACCACCAAAATTTTCCAAAGTCCGTAACATGTTccacatatccagtttgagaaaGTACGTCAATGACCCCACACATATCATTGAGTACCAACCTTTGAAAATACGAGAGAAATTGGTCTTTATAGAAATTTAGGTGGAAATATTGGATTTCAAAGAGCATCAATTAAGAACTAGGAAAATCTTGATTGTCAAATTTTTGTGGAGAAATCATGCACCTGAGGAGGCATCCTAGGAGCTAGAAAGTGAAATAAGAAAGAATTATCCACACTTATTTAAATAGCCAAGTAATGCCACTATTTTATATTCATTAAGTTGAATTCCGaggatgaaatttttataagggtGTGGGAGCTATAATACTCGACAtattaattactaaattaattCTAGTTTTGAAGATAAGGTATATAATAATTActctattaattttaaattctgtaaattagtatttttgttttatatgcaTAACACGCCATGTCAAAAGTTGGATCCCAGACTTAGAATAAGGTAAGAAACTTATGAGCATTGAGCCAAAACCAAACAATAAGATTTAAGGAGCATTTGAACACACTTGCTTAAAATGATTGAGCATGTTGCTCAACACAACTGATTGAAATGACCAAGCATGTGCTTGGTACAATTGCTCAAACTGACCGAGTATATTGCTCGAAATAGTTGAGCATGTTGCTTGACACAATTATTTAGAATACCAAGCATATTGCTCAGAAGGCTGATCGTTGTATTGTTCAGTGTGTTGTTCACTGTAGTGCTTAGAAAGCTTGCTTGGTGTGTTGCTCGGAATTCTCACTCGACATCAGTGCTCAAGATGGCTGACCATAGTGCTATACACGCTTGCATGGGAGTGCTGAGCATCCTAGCAACTTGCTCAGAAATGCCTTAGAGAGCAACTTGCTCTAAAAGATAAGGTTAATGTTGTAGCTGACCACGTGGTGATTGATTTCAGCATCGACATTCCATAGACCTAGGATGTCATAGTAGGGGTAATATGGGTTTTAAATGATTGCAATCATTACTTCAACTTTAAGGACTTTGTTGCTataaagaggaggaggagaccaaatgtgacgcccccaacctCTGCTTGGGATGGaacataaatttagaatattgagacatacaacacaagattGCATACCCTCGTACATGACAGTTAACATGCAATACATCCTATAAGTGCAACTAGTAGATTAAGGGTGACAAAACAAAACTTATACtagaataattaaaaacatcACAACTCATTAATAATCATCATAAGTTCAAACCAAATAGTAGCATAATCTTATTATAACtaatcatcataaaaaaatctCCAAAACTAGATCAACTATTTCATGCACTCTACAGCATGAAGGGTTAGTGCTATGAACATCAGGATAAGGTCCAATCTTTTCTCAAGGTTTAGCTCCTCCTCAATCAGTTGGATCTATCGTTCCATACAGTCTGTCCCCCTCGAACCCTAacacaacttctatcattttATGATAGTGGGTCCAAAAGGGGTAAGATTTACTTAAAATATCAATAAGTTAAACAACTAATGTACacaaagataaattatgcatggtgaatgataaatatgaaatgcatgTAATGTGGAAAAAGTAGTGTATACCTCCCATCCAGATTCttcaatatttttagaaaaactaAGAGACATATTTTCTtatagagaatatttttcactTTATTGGCAAAACAACATACATTTCATCATTTTTAGCAATTCCTACTTAATCGTAACATCATATCATGTGGTATCGTCACAGTTCCCCATATGCACTGTGAGTACCTAATGGTGACTATAGTACAACTCACGTTGAATCTACGTTATCTGCAGACTGATTCTCAATGCATtgataacataacataacatcataACATGTACACCCACCAGTCTTAGGTGTCATAACATTTGACTTCGGTCCggcattctttaaaaagaacctATTCAAAGCCCATTGACTGTTCTTCGTCAACTCAGGGTTATCACTCAATTCTTAACACTTCAGGGTGgatagaggagttccactaggataattTTTCATCCTATCTTTTGGGGTTATGACAAAAATTATTCTCATACTATGCttgaaaaatgtatttcatgACATGTGCATATGTAGCAAGCTTtcatgtgaaaatgacatttatatacaatatgctaaaaatggtaaaaatatcACGCCATGTAAGTATGCACTCAATGTATTATATAACATGATATT
This genomic window from Carya illinoinensis cultivar Pawnee chromosome 7, C.illinoinensisPawnee_v1, whole genome shotgun sequence contains:
- the LOC122316268 gene encoding uncharacterized protein LOC122316268, whose amino-acid sequence is MKAAQSQQKSYADNRHCQLEFEIGENVFLRILPMKGIMRFGKKGKLSPRYIGSFEILDQIGPMAYRLALPLILSGVHNVFHLSMLRKYIIDPIHIIDYEPLQIKENITYTKELVRF